The genome window GACCACCCTCACCATGTGGGTTGACGCCGAGCGCGCGCCTGCGCTCGAGAACATCGCCGCATCGTTCGAGGAAGACACGGGAATCGCGATCGATCTCGCGGTGAAGGACTTTGCGGCGGTTCGGGATGACTTCATCACCCAGGTGCCCACCGGAAACGGTCCCGACCTCATCGTCGGGCCGCACGACTGGATCGGCACCTTCGTGGAGAACGGCGTTGTGGCGCCGATCGAGCTCGGCGACAAGGCCTCCGAGTTCCAGGAGTCTGCAATCCAGGCGATGTCCTACGAGGGCAACCTGTACGGCGTCCCCTACGCCATTGAGAACATTGCCCTGCTGCGCAATGCCGACCTCGTGCCCGAGCCCGTCGGGACGTTCGACGAGGTGGTCAAGAACGGTGAGGCAGCCGTCGAAGCAGGCGAGGCGGAGTTCCCGTTCCTCGTGGGACTGGATCCCAAGCAGGCCGATCCGTACCACATGTACCCGTTCCAGACCTCGATGGGCGTTCCGGTCTTCGCGCAGAACGAGGACGGCAGCTACGACGCGTCCAAGCTCCTGCTCGGTGAGCCGAACGGCGTCGAATTCGCCAAGAAGCTTGTTGAGTGGGGTGATGCCGGCTCCGGCATCCTGAACTCCAACATCACCGGCGACATCGCCAAGGAGAAGTTCAACGCCGGAGAATCCCCGTACTTCCTGACCGGTCCGTGGAACGTGGGTGCGGCACAGGAGGCCGGCATCAACGTCGCCGTGGATCCGCTGCCGACAGTCGGCGACCAGCCCGCACAGCCCTTCATCGGCGTGAACGGCTACTTCATCTCAGCCCAGAGCTCCAACGCGCTTGCGGCCAACGAGTTCGTAGTCAACTACCTGACCACCGAAGAGGCACAGGACGCCATGTTCGAGGTGGGCGGCCGTCCCCCGGCACTCACCGCTTCCTTCGAGAAGGCGGCGTCGGACCCGATCGTCGAAGCCTTCGGTGAGATCGGCGCCAACGGCGTCCCCATGCCGTCTGTCCCCGAGATGCAGGCAGTTTGGGCTGACTGGGGTTCAACCCAGCTCGCCCTCATCAAGGGCAGCGCTAAGCCGGAGGAAGCCTGGCCGGCCATGGTGAAGAACATCGAGCAGAAGATCTCTGCCGGGTAGTTAGTCCCTGAGCAGCTGTTGCGGGCCGACGACAATTCCGGCCCGCAACGGCTTACCTTTCTGCACCATTTATCCGGTGCACAGCCTCTCTCCTGCACTGCTTTGAACGAAAGCTTCGGCCCATGCCCACCACCGAACTGACACGCACCCCTACGCGGAAACAGCCCCGCACCCTTCGGCCCTCCGACTCCCTTGCCGGCCTTCTGGCGAAGATCATCCTGCTTGGCCTCGTCGACGCCTTTGCGGTCTACGTCCTCATAGTCCTGTTCCTGCAGGAGAAGTGGGCGGTGCTGGTCCTGGCGGCCGGCGTCACCCTGCTCATCAACTGGATCTACCTGCGACGCGGCGGGCTGCCTGCCAAATACCTGGCTCCCGGCGTCTTCTTCCTGCTGATCTTCCAGGTCTTCGTCATGGTCTTCAGCGGCTACGTCGCGTTCACCAACTACGGTGACGGCCACAACAGCACCAAGGAAGACGCTATTGCGGCGATTCAGTCGGCCGCCCAGCAGCGGGTGCCGGACTCCCCCGCCTATCGCGTCACCATCCTCGAACAGGACAATGAGTTCCACTTCCTGGCCACGGATCCCGACGGCGGGGTCAGCATCGGCAGCGCGGAGGAACCCCTGGAGGAGGTGTCGAACGCCGCAACCGACGGCACCGGTAAGGCAACCGGCCTCGACGGCTATCGCACCCTGCAGTTCAACGAGGTTCTCGCCAACCAGGCCGATATCCTCGCACTCAGCGTCCCGTTCTCCGACGATCCCGATGACGGCACGCTGAAGACGAGCGACGGCTCCACCGCTTACGTCTTCAGCCCCACGCTCGAATACGACGAGGCCGCCGACACCTTCACCGACACCGAGACCGGGACCACCTACGCGGATTCCGGGCAGGGCACGTTTGTCTCCGAGGACGGCGAGGAACTGAGCACAGGCTGGAAGATCGACGTCGGATTCGCGAACTTCGCGAAGGCCTTCACCGATGAGAACATCCGCGGACCACTGCTGGAGGTCACGCTTTGGACCTTCACCTTTGCCCTGGTCTCGGTGCTGTCCACCTTCGCCCTGGGCCTGTTCCTCGCCAACGCGTTCAACCTGCCCAACCTGCGCGGGAAGAAGATTTACCGGATCCTGATGATCCTGCCCTACGCTTTCCCCGCGTTCCTGGCGGGCCTGGTGTGGTCGGGTCTGTTGAACCCCGAGTTCGGCTATGTGAACAATACGTTCTTCGGCGGGGCCAACATTCCATGGCTGACCGATCCGCTGCTCGCAAAGTTCAGCGTGCTCCTGGTGAATCTGTGGCTCGGCTTCCCGTACATGTTCCTGGTGTGCACCGGCGCCCTGCAGTCACTGCCCGAAGACGTCAACGAGGCTGCGCGCATGGACGGCGCCGGCCCGTGGAAGATCTTCACCTCCATCAAGCTGCCGCTCCTCCTGGTTTCCGTAGCACCGCTGCTGATCGCCAGCTTTGCCTTCAACTTCAACAACTTCAACGTGATCTACATGCTTACGGACGGCGGTCCGAGGCTTCCGGACACCACAGTGAACGTCGGTGCCACAGACATCCTGATCACCCTGGTGTACGAGGTTGCGTTCGGCAGCGGCGTGGGGCGTGACTACGGCCTGGCCAGCGCCCTCTCCATCGTCATCTTCTTCATCGTTGCCGCGATCTCGATCATCAGCTTCCGGCAGACCAAGGCCCTTGAGGAGATCCACTAATGGCTACCGAGACACTCCTGGACAACACAGCAACGGGCACGACGCCGGCAACCCCCTCCCAGCGCAAGCAGTCCTTCGGAGCCTGGTTCCGGGAGAAGGGCTGGCGTCACCTGGTGGGTGTCCTCACCACCGCCTTTGCCGTCTTCCCGCTGCTCTATGTGCTGTCCGCGGCGTTCAACTCAACCGGGACGATGGCCGGGTCCAACGTTCTCTTCAGCCGCATCGACTTCGGCAACTTCCAGCAGCTGTTCAGCGATCCCAACCGCCCCTTCGGCAAGTGGTTCCTCAACACGCTGGTGATCGGCGTCGTAACCTCTGTGGCGACAGTCTTCCTGGGTGCGCTTGCCGCGTACGCCTTCAGCCGCATGCGGTTCAGGGGCCGCAGGGTCAGCCTGCTGTCGCTGCTCATCCTGCAGATGTTTCCGCAGCTGCTTGCCGTCGTCGCAATCTTCCTGCTGCTGAACTTCATCACCGATGTGGTGCCGTGGCTGGGGCTGGGAAGCCAGCTGGGGCTGATCATGGTGTATCTCGGCGGAGCGCTCGGGGTGAACACGTACCTCATGTACGGGTTCTTCAACACCATTCCGGCGTCGCTCGATGAGGCTGCGCGCATTGACGGTGCGAGTCACGTCCAGGTGTTCTTCACGATCATCCTGCCGCTTGTCACTCCGATCCTCGCGGTCGTGGGGCTGCTGGCTTTCATAGGCCTGAGCAGCGAGTTCGTGATTGCGAGCGTGGTGCTCACGGATCCGGACAGCCAGACACTCGCGGTCGGACTGTATTCCTACGTCGGGCAGCAGCGGTCCGAAAACTGGGGCGTGTTCGCCGCCGGAGCCGTCCTTGCCGCGCTGCCAGTGATGGCACTGTTCCTCTACCTGCAGAAGTACATCGTGAACGGGCTTGCCGCCGGTTCGGTGAAGGGCTGATGTTCGTCCTCCCCCACCACGACGGTTCGGCGCTGTACGTTCCTGCCGCGCCGGTGCTGGGTTCGGTGGTGCCGGTCCGGATCCGGGTGCCGCGTGCGTACGGGGACGTACGTCGGGTGTTTGTGCGGTCCCTGCGGGATGCGGAGCCGCACTACGACGAGGCGTCGTTGCTTTCGGCTTCATTGCTTGCAGTGCCCGGTTCGCCGCCTGGTTCCGACGACGACGGCTGGGACTGGTGGGAAGCATCGCTCACGCTGGTGAACCCAGTGACCCAGTACCGGTTCCTGCTGGAAGTGGCGGACGCTGCCGGCTCCGCCTGGCACTGGCTCAACGCGGAAGGGCATTTTGAGCGGGACACTCCGGACGTTCATGACTTCCGTCTGACCTGCTTCGAACCGGCGCCCGAGTGGGCCCGTCGTGGGGTGATCTACCAGATCTTTCCAGACCGGTTCGGCCGGTCGGCAGCGGCTTCCTCCCGCGAGGTCCCCGACTGGGCAGTGCCGTGTGACTGGGATGAACCCGTGCAGGCGTCCGGCGTCGATACGCCATACCAGTTCTACGGCGGAGATCTGGACGGGATTACCGAGCGGCTGGACCACATCGCGTCGACGGGTGGGACGGTGCTCTATCTGACGCCGTTCTTTCCCGCACGGTCCAACCACCGGTACGACGCGTCGACCTTCACGATGGTCGACCCAGTGTTGGGTGGGGACGAGGCACTGATCCGGTTGGTTGCTGCCGCCCATGCCCGCGGGTTGAAGGTGATCGGTGATCTGACGACCAATCACACCGGTGACGCGCACGAGTGGTTCGGGCTGGCGCAGACCGACGCGCAATCGCAGGAGGCGGGCTTCTACTACTTTTCGGAAGACGGTTCCGAGTATGCGGCCTGGTTCGGGGTGCCGAGCCTGCCGAAGCTGGACTGGCGTTCCCAGGCGCTTCGGGAGCGCTTCGTGAGCGGTCCCGATTCAGTTGTGGGGCGTTGGCTTCAGCCGCCGTTCAACCTGGACGGCTGGCGGATAGATGTTGCGAATATGACCGGCCGTCATGGCGACGTCGACCTGAACCGTTCGGTTGCGCAGGCGGTCCGCGACACGGTGCGTTCGGTGAAGCCCGATGCGCTACTGCTTGCCGAGTCCGCCAACGATGCGGCCGCGGACTTCGACGGCAACACCTGGCATGGCGCCATGACGTACTCCAACTTCACGCGGCCGCTGTGGCAGTGGTTAGCTGGTGACTCTGCTGATCAGGTGAACTTCTTCGGGACTCCCCTGCCCGGCCCGAATCGGATTCCGGCAGAGCAGTTTGTTGAGCTTCATTCCGTGTTCGCTGCGGCGTTTCCATGGCAGGTGCGGACGCAGAACATGATTGCGGTGAATACCCACGACACCGCGCGTGCGGCGACGGTCATGATCCCGGGCAGCCAACTCGTGGGCTTGGGAATCCTGTTTTCGATGCCCGGGATTCCCACCCTGTTCGCCGGCGACGAGTTTGGCCTTGAGGGTGTCAACGGTGAGCATTCGCGGACGCCGATGCCGTGGGACTCCCTGTCGCGGGCCCACACAGACCAGTACGACGCCGTTGCCTCCCTTGGGCAGTTGCGCCGGGACATTTCGGCGTTGGTTTTCGGCGGGTTGCGCTGGCTGTACGCGAAGGGCGACGTGCTCGCGTTCATCCGTGAGCACGTTTCAGAGTCGGTGCTGGTGGTGGCCGCCCGGGCTGGCTTTGAAGGTGTGCGCCTGCCGTTGACGCTGCTCGGCTTGGGCGGCATCGGTACCCCATCTAACCTTTGGAGTTCCGGCCATCTCGAGGCTGCCTGGGACGCCGATGCTGTCACCTTCAGTGGTGGCGGTCCGGCTGTGGGCCTGTGGAAGCTGCCCGGCGTCGTCGTGCCAGGTTCCACCTAATTCCTCAGGCACAAACCCGTTGCCCGGGTGCAGAGGCCGTGGCGTTTGGGCAACGGTTCTGCACCCGGGCAACGGGTCTATGTGGCTACTGCTTCGCCAGGAGTTGGCCGGTCGGACCCCCTAGTACACCCGCACCGTGTTGGACCGTGCCGACTCAGGGCTGCTGCCGAGCTTGTTGGTGGCTACCACACTGAACGAGTAGTACCGCCCGGACGAAAGACCGGAGATGGTAACGCTGGAGGTCGATGCCCCTACCGAGAGCGACGCAATCCTGCTGGTGCCCGAGTAGACGTGGACGGTCTGGCCGGTCAGCGGTGAGCCGCCGTCACTACCCTTGGTCCAGCTGACTTTCGCGGACCTGCTGCCGGCAGTCGCGGTCACGCGCGTGGCTGCGGAAGGCTTGGTCGCCGTCGTAACGGTCCCCGTACCAGTTGCGGTGCCGGTGAAGAGCAGCCGGTTCGCGGTACCGGCGGAGGCTGCCGAGATTACTCCGGGGGTGGCGCTTCCGTTGATGCTGGATGCGACCTGGGCGGGAGTGAGTGACCGGTTCTGGGAAAGCAGCAGCGCTGCCGCGCCGGCAACGTGCGGTGACGCCATCGAGGTACCGGACAGGGACGCGACCGCCGTTGTCGACGTGTGGTACGCCGACGCGATACCCACGCCGGGCGCATAGAGGTCAACGCACGAGCCGAAGTTCGAAAAGGGAGCCTGTCGATCGGACGAGTCGCTGGCTGCAACAGTCAGGGCGGCAGCAAGGCGTGCGGGCGAGCTTCCGCAGGCATCGGCGGTCTCATTTCCGGCCGCAACTACCGCCGTCACGCCGTCGTTGATGACGTTCTGCAGCGCTGCGTCGACGGTTGAGTTTGCACCGCCGCCGAGGCTCAAATTTACGACGGCGGGAGTGCCGGCCGCGTGATGGGCAGCCACCCAGTCCAGGCCCGCGATGACGTCCGACGTGAATCCGCCACCGTCACAAGCCATAACCCGGACAGGGACTACAGTTGCGGACTTCGCGATGCCGTACTTTGCTCCGGCGACGGTGCCGGCCACATGGGTTCCATGACCGTTGCAGTCCGACGACCCACGCCCGTCAGCGATCGTTGAAAAACCCACCGCCACCCGGCCTCCGAAGTCGGTGTGCGAGGCAAGGACACCGGTGTCCACGACGTACACATTCACCCCGGAACCTGCAGACGGCGGAGTGTAGGTGGTGGACAGCGGGAGGGCGCGCTGGTCGCTACGGTCCAGCCCCCACGGAGCGTTGGTCTGGGTGGCCGAGATGCGGACGGGCATGTCCTTCTCCACTGCAACGACGTTCGGGGAAGCAGCGAGCGAAGCTGCCTGTGCCGGCGTCGTGGTGACGACGGCTGCGCGCACGGCGGTCGAGAAGGTCTTGCCGACCGATTTGCCGGATTTGCGAAGGGAGGTTGCCGCGGCTGCGACGTCTGTGCCCGGCGCATACCGGACGATGTAGCGCGACTGCTGTTCGTCGCCGGCAGGTGCCGCTGTTGCGGCGACGGGACCAACGGAGCTGACGGCTACGGCTGTGATTGCTGCTGCGGCGAAGGCGCGGAGTGAGGAACGCATAACTCACCTTTCGAGTCCGCCGGAGTGCGGACGTCCAGGACGCTCGAAGGAAGCGTGGGGGGAACTTCGGTTGGGCTGCCAAAGGCCCGGGCGTTGTAACGTTCGACCCCTCGATGATCAGCCATCTCCAAGGTAAAGGTGAGCATAAAGCTACCCATCGGATCTTGGAAAGACATTGGAGAATACTGCCCTGGGTGACCGAAAACTGCGTCTTCGCTTGCAGGAAAGGGTGCGCGGCTATCCACGGTGCGTGCCGCCGTCGTTATTGGGCTGGATACACTGCAGCCGACCCTTGACGGCCGCTCGACAGCGGGTGACTATGGGGAAGCCTTTGCACCGGGTCTCCTTATTCGATGGTGGTCTTTGATGACTTCGGGAACTGAAACTACGACGACCCAACGATTCCCGCGGTGGGCCGGGCCTGCGGCGATGTTGGGCGGTCTGCTGTCTGCGTCGGGTGTGGTGCTTCATTCGCTGGCTCCGGAAGGATGCATCGGAGACGAATGCAGCGTGAGGGCAATGCGGGAGGCCACTGGTTTAGTCACCGGCCTGCAGGCTGTGTCGGCCGTCCTGGTGGCAGTGGGCGTCATTGGCCTGATCCTTGTTGCGCGGCGTTCAGGACGGTCGCCTCGAACCGTGCAATCCGGGCTCCTGTTCGCCGCGGCAGGGTTCCTTGTCCTTCTTGGAGGCGTGTCGATTCAGGTGTTGCTCCATGGCGGGGATTTCGGGGGCATGCCCTACTTTGTTGTGACCGGGATGTTGTTGCTGATTGTGGGGTTTGTGCTGATCGGCATCTTCATCCTCCGCTCGGGTGTTCTGCCTCGTTGGCTTGGGGCAGCCCTCCTCTTCGGCGCTGCTCTGCTGATCGCTGCGAACGAGCAAACCGCTGCGGTCCTGCTGGCGATTCCCTTCGCCCTCTCCATCGCAGCGACGGGTTACTTCATGTGGACGCAGAAAGACGGGACCTAAGGAGACGTATGTCCACTGTGAAGCCTCCCGAGAACGCCTCGAGCCTCGAGCCGGACCGCGGCACCATTCTTTCCGGGTTCTTGTTCGGATGCGGCATCGCGGCGTCGATGATCGACCTGTTCATCTTCCACCTCGCCCTTCACTGGCATCACTTCTATGACCTCTCCACCACAGAGGTGGCATTAACCGTCGATGGTTTCTTCCACGCGTTCGGCTGGTTCATCACCATCTGGGGCCTGTTCCTGCTTGCCGACGTGCGTCGCCGCGCTGAAGTGGTGTGGGCGCGTTGGACGGGTGCTGTGCTGGCCGGTGTTGGGTTATTTCAACTGCTGGACGGCGTGCTCAACCACAAGATCCTCGGCATCCATCAGATCCGCTACAACGTGGACCTGCTGCTGTACGACGTCGTATGGATCGGCTCTGCGGTAATAGTCCTGTTGCTCGGCGCCTTCGTCCTATGGCGGACCCGCCATGCCCGGGCACGCGTGTGATGGACCACCTGAATCATGGCGCCGCCTCGTCCGGTCCACTCAGTTGGCCGGCGTCCGACGTCGTAATCCTTGTTGTTCTCACCGCCGCCGCGAGTGGTTATGGGATGGCGCTGTGGGTGGCGCGCGAGCGCGGCCGGTGGCCGGTTCACCGTGCGCTCTTCTGGTATCTCGGCCTGATGGCCGCCGGTGCTGGGCTTGTTGGTCCGGTGGCCGAGGCTGCCCATTCGAGCTTCACAGCCCACATGACGGGGCATCTTCTGCTTGGGATGATCGCCCCCGTGCTCCTCGTGCTGGCGGGGCCGATAACCGTGGGGTTGCGCGCTTTACCGGTTCCGGCCGCGAAGGCCCTAGCCCGTATGCTGCGGTCCCCCTTGGTACGCGTTGCAGCGCATCCCGTGACTGCGCTGGTGCTCAACGGTGGCGGATTGTGGGCTCTGTACGCCACGGATCTCTACCCGTTGATGCACGCGTCGCCGGTGATTCATGCACTCGTGCATGCCCATATTCTCCTGGCCGGTTATGTGTTCGCGGCGTCGCTGGTAGGAGTGGATCCCAATCCCCATCCAACGTCGATGCGCCTGCGGTCAGCGGTGCTCATCGTGTTTATCGCGGTGCACTCAATCCTCGCGAAATGGCTGTACGCCAACCCGCCTGCCGGTGTTGAAGAGGCTGATGCACGGATCGGCGCCCAACTGATGTACTACGGCGGCGATGCGGTTGACGTGATGCTCATCGTCCTGCTGTTCGCTGGTTGGTACTCGGCAACGTGGCGGCGCCACAGCACCGACGGAGTCAAGCCTGTTCGTGGTCTCCGTCGTGGCGCTCGTTCAGCTTCTCCTCGGCGTCCTGACGCCGATGGGAAAGAGCCTGCAGATCCTGGTTACCGCTGGTCTCGTCAGGAGTCTTAGGACGGGAGCGTGCGTCGTGGCCGTGGTCGTCTTCCTGGGATGTTTCGCTCATGGCCACCATCGTGGCACTGACGACGCGGCAGGGGAACCCCGGCCCCAGCGTCCAGCCGACAGCGGGCTACCTCCGGAAGCGCAACGTCACCAACTGGAACGGTCGCAGCGAAAGCGTCAGGCCGCGGTCACCGAGGACACCGTCGGTCACCCCCAGGCACCCCGCTTCCACCTCCCGCTCCAGCAGATCCGTCACCTCAACCGAGGAGTACTCGAACCCAGGCACCACCTGAGCCGACGCCCGCCCACCAAACGCCTCGTACAGCCGAACCACAACATCGCCGCTACGGTTCTCCGCCAGCTTCACAGCCTCAACCACCACCGCCGGACTGGACACCGTCACCATCGGCTCCACCGATGTCAGCTCAACACCGGACACCCTCCGCAACGGAAGGTTCAACCGATATCCCTCAGCCACCGCCTCAGCAATCCCAGACGCGGGCCTCAACGAGAACTCGAAACAATGCGCGCCCTGATCCGCCTGCGGATCCGGAAACAGCGGTCCCCGCAACAACGACGCCCTCATCAACGTATAAGGGACACCTGACGGGGAAGATGCCCGCGTGATGTCGTAGCCGTACGTCGAGTTATTCGCCAACGCCACACCGAACCCCGGCTCCGCCACATGCGTCCACCGATGCGCCACCGTCTCAAACCTCGCAGAATCCCACGAAGTGTTCGAATGCGTAGGCCTACGGATATGCCCAAACTGGATCTCGGACGACGCCGTATCAGACAACACCTCTACCGGGAACGCCAGTTTCAGCAGCTTCTGCTGCTCGTGCCAATCTGCCTCGATCGACAGGTCCACCGCCGTACCGTCAGCGCTGAGCGAGATCCGCTGCACCAACCGCGACTTCCCGAAAACCCGCTCCACCCGCAACACCGCACCAACGGCCTCAATCGCGGCCGCATCCACAAGCTCGGTGACGTTGAACCGGTAATGCTCGTCGATGTCCCAGGCATCCCATTGGTTCGGCGTATCCCGGAACAACTGGAACACATTCGCCCGCAACCCCGCCGGAATGACCTCACGCCCGCCGGCCACCAGTGAGGTGAACAGGCCGTTCTCGTCGACCGTCAGTCGCAACGATGAGCTCTCGAAGACCCAGCCGGAACCCACCGGCCGCGGCTCGAAACCAGCCGACGACGACGACACCGCACCTTCCAGCGCACCTGCGCCCCCAGCGCTCTCGCCTCCGACGCCCGCACCTCCCAGCGCCGGCACGCCATCGACACCGTACGGACCGGCATTCAGGGCAACGGTCGCGGATCCCGAACCCAACAGCGCACTCAACGCCGCCGTGATAAGCGACTCCAGCTTCGCCTCGACCGCCGCATAGTTCCGTTCAGCTTCCTGGTGCACCCAGTTGATGGACGAGCCCGGCAGGATGTCATGGAACTGCTGCAACAGGACGGTGTGCCAGGCGGTCTCCAGCTCGTCATAGGGATAAGCGAATCCGCTCCGCACCGCCGCCACGGAGCACCACAGTTCAGCTTCCCGCAACAGGTGCTCACACCGACGGTTTCCATGCTTGGTCCGGGCCTGCGACGTGTACGTGCCCCGGTGGAACTCGAGATACAGCTCCCCCGACCAGACCGGAGCTTCCGGGTACTCCGCTGACGCCTCCTCAAAGAACCGTGCCGGCGAAGACAGCTTCACCGTCGGTGACCCCTCCAACGACGCCGTCCGCTCGGCCGCAGCCAACATCTCGCGGGTGGGACCGCCACCGCCGTCGCCCCAGCCAAACGGAACCAGCGACGTGTTGGCCACGCCCTTCTCCCGATAGTGCCGCTGTGCCCGGGCAAGGTCCGCTCCCGACAGCTCAGAGTTATAGGTATCAACGGGCGGAAAGTGCGTGAACACCTTCGTTCCGTCGATGCCCTCCCACGCGAACGAGGAATGCGGGAAGAGGTTCGTCTCATTCCAGGAAATCTTCTGCGTCAGGAAGTACCGGGACCCGGCCGCACGCACGATCTGCGGCAACGCCGCCGAATACCCGAACGAATCCGGCAGCCACACTTCCTCCGGCTCAACCCCGAAGTTCTCGAGCAAGAACCGCTTCCCAGCCACGAACTGCCGTGCCATGGCCTCACCACCGGGCATGTTGGTGTCGGACTCCACCCACATACCGCCCGTGGGCGCGAACTGCCCCGACCGGACCTTCTCAGCCACCCGCTCGAAGACGGACGGATAGTGCTCCTTCAGCCAGGCATACTGCTGCGCCGACGACGCAGCGAAGACAAAGTCCGGGTTCCGCTCCATCAGCTCCAGCACATTCGAGAACGTCCTCGCCACCTTGCGGACGGTCTCCCGTACCGGCCAGAGCCAGGCACTGTCGATGTGCGCGTGGCCAACGGCATGCACCCGGTGCGCACTGGCATAGGCCGGCGACGCCAGCACACCGGCCAGGCACGCCCGGCCGGCGGCTGCCGTCCCCCCAACGTCGGAAGGGTCGACGGCGTTGAGTGCCTTCTCGAGGGCCCTCAGAATCTCGTGCCGCCGCGGAAGATCGACGGGCAGCTCGTGCATCAGCCCGTTCAGCGTCCAGATGTCCTGCCCCAGCTCCCAGGCTTCCCGGTCGAACACCGCTACATCAGCCCGGCGGAAGGTGTAAAGAGCAGCGGATCCGGCCGTGGACAGCGAACCCAGCGGCGTGGGCTGGTAGTCGAACCCTTCAATCACATTGGGGTTCGACGCCGCCTCCACATAGAACTCGACGGCGTCACCCGGCTTCGCATCCAGGGGCACCCACATGTTCAGCGGCTCAAGCGCCTTGATCACCGTGCCGTCGGGCGCGTAGGCCAGCCCCTCGGCCTGGAACCCGGGCATCGTCGTCGTGAAGCCGAGGTCCACTACCGCCTCGACGGTTAACCCGTCCTTCTTGGCCCATTCCTCGGGCACGGTCCCGGCGAAGCGGAACCACGTGGTCCCCCACGGCCGCCCCCAGACGGATCCGATGACGAATGGCTCGAACCGCTCCAGCACCGCCTGCGAAAACGGCACGGGCTCCCCCGGCGCCTGCCACATCGAAACTTCCAGAGGAACGCCGACCGGCCAGACGGCGGGGGTAAGCCGCTCGGTGAGGAAGCGCAGGATTCGGGCCTCGACCAGGAGCCGGTTGTCGTGCATGGATCTAGCCTTTCAGGGCGCCCGACATGGCAAATGAGCCACCGAA of Arthrobacter sp. JZ12 contains these proteins:
- a CDS encoding cytochrome c oxidase assembly protein is translated as MADPPCPGTRVMDHLNHGAASSGPLSWPASDVVILVVLTAAASGYGMALWVARERGRWPVHRALFWYLGLMAAGAGLVGPVAEAAHSSFTAHMTGHLLLGMIAPVLLVLAGPITVGLRALPVPAAKALARMLRSPLVRVAAHPVTALVLNGGGLWALYATDLYPLMHASPVIHALVHAHILLAGYVFAASLVGVDPNPHPTSMRLRSAVLIVFIAVHSILAKWLYANPPAGVEEADARIGAQLMYYGGDAVDVMLIVLLFAGWYSATWRRHSTDGVKPVRGLRRGARSASPRRPDADGKEPADPGYRWSRQES
- a CDS encoding alpha-mannosidase translates to MHDNRLLVEARILRFLTERLTPAVWPVGVPLEVSMWQAPGEPVPFSQAVLERFEPFVIGSVWGRPWGTTWFRFAGTVPEEWAKKDGLTVEAVVDLGFTTTMPGFQAEGLAYAPDGTVIKALEPLNMWVPLDAKPGDAVEFYVEAASNPNVIEGFDYQPTPLGSLSTAGSAALYTFRRADVAVFDREAWELGQDIWTLNGLMHELPVDLPRRHEILRALEKALNAVDPSDVGGTAAAGRACLAGVLASPAYASAHRVHAVGHAHIDSAWLWPVRETVRKVARTFSNVLELMERNPDFVFAASSAQQYAWLKEHYPSVFERVAEKVRSGQFAPTGGMWVESDTNMPGGEAMARQFVAGKRFLLENFGVEPEEVWLPDSFGYSAALPQIVRAAGSRYFLTQKISWNETNLFPHSSFAWEGIDGTKVFTHFPPVDTYNSELSGADLARAQRHYREKGVANTSLVPFGWGDGGGGPTREMLAAAERTASLEGSPTVKLSSPARFFEEASAEYPEAPVWSGELYLEFHRGTYTSQARTKHGNRRCEHLLREAELWCSVAAVRSGFAYPYDELETAWHTVLLQQFHDILPGSSINWVHQEAERNYAAVEAKLESLITAALSALLGSGSATVALNAGPYGVDGVPALGGAGVGGESAGGAGALEGAVSSSSAGFEPRPVGSGWVFESSSLRLTVDENGLFTSLVAGGREVIPAGLRANVFQLFRDTPNQWDAWDIDEHYRFNVTELVDAAAIEAVGAVLRVERVFGKSRLVQRISLSADGTAVDLSIEADWHEQQKLLKLAFPVEVLSDTASSEIQFGHIRRPTHSNTSWDSARFETVAHRWTHVAEPGFGVALANNSTYGYDITRASSPSGVPYTLMRASLLRGPLFPDPQADQGAHCFEFSLRPASGIAEAVAEGYRLNLPLRRVSGVELTSVEPMVTVSSPAVVVEAVKLAENRSGDVVVRLYEAFGGRASAQVVPGFEYSSVEVTDLLEREVEAGCLGVTDGVLGDRGLTLSLRPFQLVTLRFRR